TGCCAGAGAAGCAGAGGAACAGTATGAAGCGCTTTGCCTGTTTGATGATCAGCGCCGCCGCCATGGTCGCGGCGGGAACCGCTTTCGCCGCCGGCGACGCGGCCCGCGGTGAGGCCGAATTCGAGGTCTGCGCCGTGTGCCACGGCGAGCAGGGCGAGGGCTTTGAGAAGTACGGCGCCCCGAGGATCGGCGGCCAGGAAGACTGGTACATCGTGACCAGCCTGAAGAACTTCCGCGCCGGCCTGCGCGCCGTCGATAACTGCGACGTGGCCGACGTGGCCGGCACGCTGGAGCGGGCCAAGGCCTCTTCGCCCGACTACGCCGAGATCGAGGCCGAACTGGCGACCCATTTCGAGGGCGGACTGCCCTCCGGCGGCGCCTGCAGCCAGGCGGCGAACGACGTTTACGGTCCGCTGATGCGCGCCATCGCACTGACGCTGGCCGACGACCAGGCCGTCGAGGACCTGGCCGCCTACGCCACCACGCTGGCGCCGCCGAAGCCGGCCGACACGATCCAGGGTGACGCCACCGCGGGCACGATGGGCTACGCCACCTGCATCGCCTGCCACGGTCCGGCCGGCGAGGGCAACCAGGCGCTGAACGCGCCCGCCGTCGCATGGCAGCACGACTGGTACACGGTGCGGCAGATGGAGCACTACATCTCGGGCATTCGCGGCAGCGACCCGCGCAACATCTTCGATACGCAGATGCGTCCGATGGCGATGGTGCTGCCCACGCCGGAGCAGATCCGCAACGTAACCGCCTACATCAACACCTTCCCCAAGCCCTGAGTCGGTAGGGATTAAGCCGGCCTGCTTTTACGGGCAGGCGGTCGGTTGGGGTAAGGCTCAGGAGGCCTTTTTGAACGGCGTGTGTTCGCCGGCGATTTCGACGTAGCGCGCCACCTGTTCGCGCTCGCTGGCGAGGTAGCCGCTCAGCGCGTCGGCGAAACCTTCATGGCGCACCCAGTGCGTCGAATATGACGTGACCGGCATGAAGCCGCGCGCCAGCTTGTGCTCGCCCTGCACTCCGGGATCGAACAGCGTCAGCCCTTCGCGGATGCAGTATTCGATGCCCTGGTAGTAGCAGGTCTCGAAGTGCAGGCTGTGGTAGTAGCCACGGCTGCCCCAGTAGCGCCCGTAGAGTGCCGTGTCGCTGCGGAAACAGATCGCCAGCGCGACGGCCTCGCCATCGAGCCGCGCCAGGAACACGACCAGCGATTCGGGCATCTCGCGCGTGACTTGCTCGAAGAACCGGTGGTTCAGGTACGGATACTGGCCGCGCTTGAGGTAGCTGGCGGCGTAAAGCGGATACAGCGTCTCCCAGACTTCCGGCGTGAGCGCATCGCCGCTTAGCGTCTCAAAGAGGATCCCGGCTTCCTTCACGCGCCGCCGCTCGCGGTTGACCTTCTTGCGCTTGGCCGAGCTGAAGGTCTTCAGATAGTCCGAAAAATCGGCGTAACCGTCGTCCTGCCAATGGAACTGGCAGTCGGTGCGCAGCATCATGCCCTTTTCCTTCATCCACCCGGCGTCCTCGGGAGTGGGGAACAGGCAGTGCAGCGAACTGGCCTCCAGGCGATGGGCCAGCTCCACGGCGCCGGCCAGCAGCAGGGCAGGGGCCTCGGCGCCGTCTGCGGCGGATTCCGCGCCCGCACAGATCCAGCGCGGCCCGGCCACCGGCGTAAACGGAATGGCGTTGAGCAATTTGGGGTAGTAGTCGTGACCGGCGCGCTGATAGGCGGACGCCCAGGCCCAGTCGAACACGAACTCGCCCCGCGAGTGGCTCTTCAGATACAGCGGCATGGCGCCGACCGTCGTTTCCTGGTCGTCCTGCAGCAACAGATGACAGGGCTGCCAGCCTGTTTCCGCGGAAACACACCCGGACACTTCCAGCGCGTTCAGGAACTCATGGCGTAGAAACGGATGCGAGCCCCCGGCCAGCGCATTCCATTCGCCCGCCGCGACCTCGCTGACGTTGTCGAGCACCCGTATCCGCATGCGCTATAGGTTACCTGCGAGAGAGGGCGTCCCCCTGGGAGCGAGGGCATGTCCCTCGCAGCGTCCCGCCCTCAACCTGGGGACGAGGCCGTCCCGGCCTCGGGGAGGGCGAGACGCCCTCCCTCCTAAAGCGGATTCGCGTCGCAGAACTTCTCGGCGTCGAGCGCGGCCATGCACCCGGTGCCCGCGGAAGTGATCGCCTGGCGATAGACCGAATCGGCCACGTCGCCGGCCGCGAACACGCCGGGCACGCTCGTGGCCGTGAAGCCGCCCGAAATGCCGCCGCGCGTGATCAGGTAGCCGTCCTTGTGCTTGAGCGAGTCCACGAACAAGCCCGTGGCGGGATCGTGACCGATCGCGATGAACACGCCGTTCACCTCCAGTTCCTCGGTCACGCCGTCTTCCTTCGTGCTCCTGATCCTCGCGCCGGTCACCTGGTCGCCGTCGCCGAGGACTTCCTCCAGCACCCGGTCCCAGCGAATGTCGATCGGACCGTCCGGCCCGGCGCGCTCGAACAGCTGCTGCTGCATCATCTTCTCGGCCCGCAGCGCGTCGCGGCGATGGATCAGCGTCACGCGCGAGCAGATGTTCGAAAGATAAAGCGCCTCTTCAACGGCAGTATTTCCGCCGCCGACCACAACCACAGGCCGGTCCCGGAAAAAGAAGCCGTCACAGGTGGCGCAGGCCGACACGCCCTTGCCCAGGTAGCTCTGCTCGCTCTCCAGTCCCAGGTAGCGCGCCGTGGCGCCGGTGGCGATGATCAGCGACTCGGCACGGTATTCGTCCAGGCCGCCCTTCAAAGTGAACGGCCGCTGCGACAAATCCACGTCTTCGATATGGTCGTAGATCACCTCGGTGCCCAGCCGCTCGGCGTGCTCGCGCAACTCGTCCATCAACTGCGGCCCGAGCAGGCCTTCGCGGCCTCCGGGCCAGTTGTCGACGTCGGTCGTGGTCATCAACTGGCCGCCCGGCTCGCTGCCCGTGATCAGCACCGGCGACATGTTGGCGCGGGCTCCGTAAACGGCCGCGGAATAGCCGGCGGGACCGGATCCCAGAATGATCAGTCGGGCGACGGAATTCGGCACGGCGGCAAGTTTATCCGGGTTTCTATTGGGACACTACCGGAATAAGATTAGCCGCCAAGTGAAGGCTAAGGAACGAACCTGGTTGGAGCGCGCGTTGCGCGAAGGCGGATTGTGGCTCTGCCTGGGTTTGGGACTGCTGATGTTCGCGGCCCTGATCAGCCATGTTCCGGACGCCGCGGAAGCCGGCCTTGGGGGCTCCAACCTGGTCGGCATCGCCGGCGCGGCCTTCGCGGGCCTGGCCTTCGCCCTGGCCGGCAGCGCCTCCTACCTGTTTCCCGCCGCCGTGATCGGTTTCAGCGCCTGGTACCTCGCGCCTTCGAGGGCGCGCGACGACTGGTCCTGGCCGGACGCCGGCGTGCGCGCCGCTGGGCTGGTGCTGGTGGTGGTTTGCGGATGCGGCCTGCTGGAAATCTCCGCGCGCGGAGGGCTCGGCGGAGGCGACATTGGCATCTGGCTCGACGACATCCTGGCGCCGGTGCTGGGCGACATGGGCGCCTGGGTGGTCCTGCTGGCGCTGTGGATGACCGGCATCACGCTGGTGACCGGCCTTTCCTGGGTGGGCCTGACGCAGGCCACCGGTCACCTGACGCTGCGCGGCCTCGTTTGGCTGTGGGACGGCGTGTACGCGGGCCTCGTCGCGCTGTTTTCGCTGGTCGGCCGCCGCGAGCCCTCGAAGGTCCGCAAACCGCGCAGGACGAAGATCGCCGGCCCGGCACGCAGGCGGCGCGCCGCTACCGAACCCAAGCGGCCGCGAAAGATCGAGCCGGACATGCCCGTGAAGCCTGCAACCGGCGGGGACCTGCCGTCGCTCAGCCTGCTGTCCGATCCGCCGCCGGAAACTTCCTTGCAGTCCGAAAGCGTCTTGCGCGACCAGGCCCGGCGCCTGGAGGAGAAGCTGCAGGAATTCGGCGTGGGCGCCACCGTGGTAGCCGTTTCGCCCGGCCCGGTCGTGACGCTGTTCGAAGTGCAGCCGGCCGCGGGCATCCGCGCCAGCCGCATCACCAGCCTCGCCAGCGACCTGGCGCGCTCGCTGATGGCGCACAGCGTGCGCGTGGTCGAGTCCATGCCGGGCAAGTCCACCGTGGGTCTGGAGATCGCCAACAACGAACGGATGCTGGTCACGCTGGGCGAAATCCTCCGCTCGCGCACCTACGCCCGAGCGAATTCAAACCTCACGCTGGGGCTGGGCAAGGACATCGCCGGCAACCCGGTCGTGGACGACCTGCAGAAGATGCCGCACCTGCTGGTGGCCGGCGCCACCGGCTCGGGCAAGTCGGTGGCGATAAACGCCATGGTCCTGAGCCTGCTCTACAAGTCCTCGCCCGAAGAAGTGCGGATGATCATGATCGACCCCAAGATGCTGGAGCTCTCGGTTTACGAGGGTATCCCGCACCTGCTGTGCCCGGTGGTCACCGATGTCAGCGAGGCGGCCAATGCGCTGCGCTGGTGCGTGGCCGAGATGGACCGCCGCTACCGGCTGATGTCCTGGGTGAAGACGCGCAGCGTGGAGGGCTTCAACAACCGCCTGGAAGTCGCCCGGGAGTCGGGCGAGCCGTTGCGCGGGCCGCCCGAGGGCGGCGAGGAAGACCCCGGGCCCGGCCCCGAACTGGAGCCGCTGCCCCGCATCGTGGTCGTGATCGACGAGCTGGCCGACCTGATGATGGTGGTCGGCAAAAAACTTGAGACGCTGATCGCGCGCCTCACGCAGAAGGCCCGCGCCGCCGGCCTGCACCTGATCGTGGCCACGCAGCGCCCGTCGGTCGACGTGATTACCGGGCTAATCAAGGCGAATATCCCGGCGCGGATCGGATTCCGCGTGGCCTCCCAGGTCGATTCGCGCACCATCCTCGACCAGGTGGGCGCCGAGACGCTGCTGGGCAAGGGCGACATGCTCTACCTCCCGCCCGGCTCCGGCGACCTGCTGCGCGTGCACGGCGCGTTCGTCGAGGACGCCGAAGTGCTGAAAGTGGTCGCCGAACTGAAGCGCACCGGCGGCCCCAGCTACGACGACCAGGTCACGCAGGGCCCGGTGGAAGCGGAAGAGGCTGAGCCCGGCGCCGACGGCGGCGAAGTCGACGAACTCTACCCACAGGCAAAGGAAATCGTCACCGAGACCGGCCGCGCCTCGATCTCCTACGTCCAGCGACGCTTGCGCGTAGGCTACAACCGCGCCGCCCGCCTCATTGAGGAGTTGGAGCGCGCCGGCGTAGTCTCCGCCCCCGACGGCCGCGGCGAACGCCGCGTAGTCGGAGGTACTGAATAGTGCCTGGGAGGGAGGGCGTCCCGCCCTCCGCGAAGGCGAGTACGCCTTCGCATCCAGGTGTACGCACCACGCTGATCGCCCTCGCGCTCTTCTTCCAGGCACCCCCCACCCTCTCCCAGGAAGCCGACACCCCCCTCACCCGTTTCTTCCAATCCACCCAACACCTCCAGGCCGACTTCACCCAACTCGAATACGACGGCGACGGCGTCTTCCAGAAGGAAAGCACCGGCCGCCTCTATCTCTCCCGCCCGGGCCGCTTCCGCCTCGACTACCTGGAACCCGACGAACTGATGATCTGGGCCGACGGCGAGAACCTCTCGATGTTCGACAAGGAACTGGAGCAGGTCACCGTCTACACGCAGACCGAACAGCTCCGCGAATCCGCCGCCGCGCTGCTGGCCGGCGACGCATCGGTCCTGGAAAACTACGAAGTCAAAGAGGCCGAATTCGACGACGGCCTGCAATGGTTCGACCTGACCGGAGCCGACGCGGAGGAGGGCGACCTGCGCCTTGCCCTGCGGGGCAGCGTGCCCGCGGTGCTCGAGTTCGCCGACGACCTCGGCAGCCGCGTGCGCATGCTGCTGTTCAGCCTGGACCTCGACAGCGAACTTGACGACGACGTTTTTGCCCCGACAATTCCGCCCGGCGTGGACATTTTCGAGGCGGCCGAATCGTGATCGATCCCAAACTACTGCGCGAGCAGCCCGAAGCCGTGGCGCGCAACCTGGCGCGGCGCGACGCCACCTTCGACACCGCCGCCTACGCGGAACTGGAAGCGCGCCGCAAGAAGTGGCAGGTGCGCGTGGAGCAACTGCGCGCGGACCGCAACAAACTCTCGAAACAGATCGGCGTGGCCGCCCGCGAAGGCGGCGACGTGGACGCGCTGAAGCGTGAAGTCGAGAAGGCCACGTACGGCCTGAGCGACGCCGGCGGCGAACTCAAGTCCGTCCAGTCCAGTCTGCGCAAGATCGAGCTCGACCTGCCCAACCTGCTCGACGAAGCCGTTCCGGACGGCAAAGACGAAAGCGCCAACCGCGAACTCAAGCGCTGGGGCGAACCCCGTCCCGCCGGCGACGGCGTGCAAGACCACGTGGCCCTCGGCGAAGCGCTGGGCCAGATGGACTTCGGCGCCGCCGCGCGCCTGGCCGGCGCGCGCTACACCGTCCTGACCGGCGAACTCGCGATCATGCACCGCGCCCTGATCCAGTTCATGCTGGACCTGCACGTGCGCGAACACGGCTACACCGAAGCCTACGTCCCCTTCATCGTCAACCCCGAGTCATTGATCGGCACCGGCCAGCTACCCAAGTTCGAGCAGGACCTCTTCGGCATCGAAAGCGAACGCTCCGGCTACCTGGTCCCCACCGGCGAAGTCCCGCTCACCAACCTGGTCGCCGGCCAGACCGTCGCCGAAGCCGAACTGCCGCTCAAGTTCACCGCGCACACGCCCTGTTTCCGGTCCGAGGCCGGCGCCTACGGCAAGGACACCCGCGGCATGCTCCGCCAGCACCAGTTCGAGAAGGTCGAGCTGGTGCAGATCACGCACCCCGATCACTCCGACGACGCCCTGGAAGAGCTGACCCGGCACGCCGAAATCGTGCTGGAGCGCCTGGAATTGCCGTACCGCAGGGTGGTCCTGTCGTCCGGCGACACCGGCTTTTCGTCCGCCATCACCTACGACCTCGAAGTCTGGCTCCCCGGCCAGGACCTCTATCGCGAAATCTCGTCGTGCAGCAACTGCCGGGACTTCCAGGCCCGGCGCATGGGCGCGCGCTGGAAGGGCAGGGATGCGCGCGGCTTCGTCCACACCTTAAACGGCTCCGGCGTCGCCGCCGGCCGCGCCCTCATCGCCGTGATCGAGAACTACCAGCAGCCCGACGGCAGCATCGTCATCCCCGATGCCCTGCGCCCCTGGATGGGCGGCGCGGATAGAATCTCAGCCTGATCCTCGATCATCGGAGAGGTGGCAGAGTGGTCGAATGCGGAGGTCTTGAAAACCTCTGACGGTTTACGCCGTCCGTGGGTTCGAATCCCACCCTCTCCGTTTTTTTGACGCGCATCTCAATCGTCGGCGAGCCGCCCTCTACGATCCGGCCGCGTGACAAGGAATATCCCCAATATTGGGGGCGCGGATCGAGCTAGTCCTTCCTAAAATGCAGGCGTGTGCGCGAACAGGGACGTGTTATTGCCGGCGGCGGACGGCTGGATATCTTCCGGATGGCCGTCCTTTCCGCGGGCCGTGCTGGCCCAGTCGCTCGCAGCCTTCCTTTGCTTTGCCGCCACCGTTGCCAACGCCGCCTCCACCGACGCGACCCTGAGCGCGTTGGCGCTCAAGGACAGGGACGGCGCCACCGTGGCGCTCTCACCCGGCTTCAGCGCATCCACGACCTCATACACCGCGAGCGTGCCCGCGCGGGTGGCACGGATCACCATCGAGGCGACCAAGGGCGACGATGGCGCCAGGGTGGACTACCTCGACGGAGCCGAATCGGCGCTGACCGACGCGGACACGGTGGCGGACCACTTCCAGGTCGACCTGGGAGCGGGCGCGAACACGATCAAGGTGAAGGTGACGGCCGAGGACACCGTCAATACCACGACCTATACGGTCGTGGTGACGCGGGCGCCGCCGATGGCGTCGGCCGATGCCCTGCTCAGTAATCTCGACGAAAGCAACGACGCCGGCATCGACGTAGGAACGCCGGTCGATTCCCCGAACGTCGATTTCACCCAGGCGATTCGATTCCAGACGGGCAGCAACGAGCGGGGCTACAACCTCACGTCGGTTAAGGCCGTACTCGCCAACGCCTCGGATTCGGACGGTGTCCGGGTCCGGATCTTCGGCGCAAGGAGCATCGGAACGCCGTACATCAGCTTCTACACGCTCAACAGCCCGGTCATCTCCGACGGGACCCTGACCTTCACGGCGCCGGAGAGCGCCACGCTGCGGAAGAACGCGGGGTACTTCGTGGTGTTCGACTCGACGGCCTCGGGCGCCGGCAACGACTACGAGATCCGGGGGACGGAGTCGGAATTCCTCAACAGCCAGGCGGTCGGCTGGACCCTGAGTGAGGACCGGCACGCCAGAAACAATGATTCGGCGTCCTGGACAACCGACAGCGCGGTCCCGCTGATCGAGATCAACGGCGATGCCGTCGTACAAGCCACGGACGCGAACCTGAACGCCCTGCGGATGCGGGACGGGAACGGAAAGCTCGTCACCTACTCCCCGTTCTTCGATTCGTCGATCACCTCCTACGCCACAAAGGCGTCCCCGAAGGTGGACCGGATCACCGTCCTGGGGACCGCGAGCAATGACGGTGGCGCCACGGTGGACTACCTCGACGAGGACGACCAGCTATTGACCGACGCCGACCCCGACACGGAGGGCTTCCAGGTTGATCTGGAAGCCGGCGCGAACACGATCAATGTGCGTGTGACCGCCGAGGACGGCAGCACCACCCGGACCTACACCATGGTGGTGACGCGGAGGGCGTCGAGGGTGTCGGCGGATGCGCTGGCCAGCAATCTGGACGAGGACTTCAGCAAGAGGCTCTTCGTCGGCAATCTCGAGCCCGGCAAGATCCTGCGGGTCCAGGCACTGGGATTCGAAACCGGCGGCAACGATGCAGGCTACGTTCTCACCTCGGTCAAGATTCTCATCTGGGAACTCTCGAGTTGGGCCGGCGTCCGGGTGAGGATCTTCAGCAGCACGGCGGAGGGAAATCCGGACAGCAGTCTGTACGCCCTGAGCGGCACGATCGTCCTCCCCACCACGGACCAGGGGCCGGAGGAATCCGCCCGCATCAGTACGTTTGACGCGCCGGCGAACGCCACCCTCGAGCCGAACACCCGGTACTTCGTGGTGCTCGATTCAAAATTCTCGCAACTCTATAGGTACTACAAGGTCTGGGGGACGAAGTCGGACGACATCAGCAAGGTAGCGGACGGCTGGAGCATGAACAACTTTCGGCATACCGGGATCCGGGATTCAGGGGTCTGGACGACGGCTGACGAGGTGCCGTTCGTTGAGGTCGCCGGCCATGCCATAGTTCCCTCCAGCGACGCCACGCTGACCGACCTCGGCCTGACATGGGACGATGGCGGCACCGCTACCGACATCGTGCTCGACCCGACATTCGACGCGTCGAAGACCGCCTACACCGCGGCCGTGGCCAACGCGGTGGATCAGATCACGATCGCTGGAATCAAGGGCGACAGCGGCGCCAGGGTGGACTACTTCGACGGCGCCGATTCGGCGCTGACCGACGCCGACGGCAACGCGGCCGGCTTTCAGGTCGACCTCGCAGCCGGCGCGAACACGATCAAGGCGAAGGTGGCGGCCAGCGACGGCGAGACCACGCAGACCTACACGGTGGTGGTAACGCGGGCGGCCGGCGATGTGACCGCCCCGGCGCCAAACGGCGCGACGGTGAACGGCGCGACTCTCGCGAT
Above is a window of Gammaproteobacteria bacterium DNA encoding:
- a CDS encoding cytochrome c gives rise to the protein MKRFACLMISAAAMVAAGTAFAAGDAARGEAEFEVCAVCHGEQGEGFEKYGAPRIGGQEDWYIVTSLKNFRAGLRAVDNCDVADVAGTLERAKASSPDYAEIEAELATHFEGGLPSGGACSQAANDVYGPLMRAIALTLADDQAVEDLAAYATTLAPPKPADTIQGDATAGTMGYATCIACHGPAGEGNQALNAPAVAWQHDWYTVRQMEHYISGIRGSDPRNIFDTQMRPMAMVLPTPEQIRNVTAYINTFPKP
- a CDS encoding N-acetyltransferase; its protein translation is MRIRVLDNVSEVAAGEWNALAGGSHPFLRHEFLNALEVSGCVSAETGWQPCHLLLQDDQETTVGAMPLYLKSHSRGEFVFDWAWASAYQRAGHDYYPKLLNAIPFTPVAGPRWICAGAESAADGAEAPALLLAGAVELAHRLEASSLHCLFPTPEDAGWMKEKGMMLRTDCQFHWQDDGYADFSDYLKTFSSAKRKKVNRERRRVKEAGILFETLSGDALTPEVWETLYPLYAASYLKRGQYPYLNHRFFEQVTREMPESLVVFLARLDGEAVALAICFRSDTALYGRYWGSRGYYHSLHFETCYYQGIEYCIREGLTLFDPGVQGEHKLARGFMPVTSYSTHWVRHEGFADALSGYLASEREQVARYVEIAGEHTPFKKAS
- the trxB gene encoding thioredoxin-disulfide reductase; this encodes MPNSVARLIILGSGPAGYSAAVYGARANMSPVLITGSEPGGQLMTTTDVDNWPGGREGLLGPQLMDELREHAERLGTEVIYDHIEDVDLSQRPFTLKGGLDEYRAESLIIATGATARYLGLESEQSYLGKGVSACATCDGFFFRDRPVVVVGGGNTAVEEALYLSNICSRVTLIHRRDALRAEKMMQQQLFERAGPDGPIDIRWDRVLEEVLGDGDQVTGARIRSTKEDGVTEELEVNGVFIAIGHDPATGLFVDSLKHKDGYLITRGGISGGFTATSVPGVFAAGDVADSVYRQAITSAGTGCMAALDAEKFCDANPL
- a CDS encoding cell division protein FtsK, whose product is MISRATEFGTAASLSGFLLGHYRNKISRQVKAKERTWLERALREGGLWLCLGLGLLMFAALISHVPDAAEAGLGGSNLVGIAGAAFAGLAFALAGSASYLFPAAVIGFSAWYLAPSRARDDWSWPDAGVRAAGLVLVVVCGCGLLEISARGGLGGGDIGIWLDDILAPVLGDMGAWVVLLALWMTGITLVTGLSWVGLTQATGHLTLRGLVWLWDGVYAGLVALFSLVGRREPSKVRKPRRTKIAGPARRRRAATEPKRPRKIEPDMPVKPATGGDLPSLSLLSDPPPETSLQSESVLRDQARRLEEKLQEFGVGATVVAVSPGPVVTLFEVQPAAGIRASRITSLASDLARSLMAHSVRVVESMPGKSTVGLEIANNERMLVTLGEILRSRTYARANSNLTLGLGKDIAGNPVVDDLQKMPHLLVAGATGSGKSVAINAMVLSLLYKSSPEEVRMIMIDPKMLELSVYEGIPHLLCPVVTDVSEAANALRWCVAEMDRRYRLMSWVKTRSVEGFNNRLEVARESGEPLRGPPEGGEEDPGPGPELEPLPRIVVVIDELADLMMVVGKKLETLIARLTQKARAAGLHLIVATQRPSVDVITGLIKANIPARIGFRVASQVDSRTILDQVGAETLLGKGDMLYLPPGSGDLLRVHGAFVEDAEVLKVVAELKRTGGPSYDDQVTQGPVEAEEAEPGADGGEVDELYPQAKEIVTETGRASISYVQRRLRVGYNRAARLIEELERAGVVSAPDGRGERRVVGGTE
- the serS gene encoding serine--tRNA ligase — encoded protein: MIDPKLLREQPEAVARNLARRDATFDTAAYAELEARRKKWQVRVEQLRADRNKLSKQIGVAAREGGDVDALKREVEKATYGLSDAGGELKSVQSSLRKIELDLPNLLDEAVPDGKDESANRELKRWGEPRPAGDGVQDHVALGEALGQMDFGAAARLAGARYTVLTGELAIMHRALIQFMLDLHVREHGYTEAYVPFIVNPESLIGTGQLPKFEQDLFGIESERSGYLVPTGEVPLTNLVAGQTVAEAELPLKFTAHTPCFRSEAGAYGKDTRGMLRQHQFEKVELVQITHPDHSDDALEELTRHAEIVLERLELPYRRVVLSSGDTGFSSAITYDLEVWLPGQDLYREISSCSNCRDFQARRMGARWKGRDARGFVHTLNGSGVAAGRALIAVIENYQQPDGSIVIPDALRPWMGGADRISA